A single Chryseobacterium sp. DNA region contains:
- a CDS encoding PoNe immunity protein domain-containing protein, whose product MGFFNKIFGEDKENSGSSQKIRAQYKDINYFNKEIERIDLWMKDDEEDFQVYKEKNGKLENHHYIEACNIRLQKIQNIYSKGEKIEVLSPVLDEALGFLFQADPKEFTDNSLFLKCCSLLVLLKKQQEYKSEIQNFISVWQKESTASEFKPIPLLYFIMEATNDSTSTNDYPPFILLENITSLSTKEAEEAVKKYLEDWYNLHQEDAWYNSHLRDWGYSGYWAWEVGAVVKRMGLNDNSFKDNPYYPYDMVHWK is encoded by the coding sequence ATGGGATTTTTCAACAAGATATTCGGAGAGGATAAGGAAAACAGCGGTTCCTCACAAAAAATAAGAGCACAATATAAAGATATAAATTACTTCAATAAGGAAATTGAGAGGATTGATCTGTGGATGAAAGATGATGAAGAAGATTTTCAGGTCTATAAAGAAAAAAATGGGAAATTAGAGAATCATCACTACATTGAAGCTTGTAATATTAGACTTCAAAAAATCCAGAATATCTATTCTAAAGGTGAAAAAATAGAAGTCTTATCTCCTGTTTTAGATGAGGCATTAGGCTTTTTATTTCAAGCGGATCCCAAGGAATTTACTGATAATTCCCTTTTTCTTAAATGCTGCTCCTTGCTGGTCCTTCTTAAAAAACAGCAGGAATATAAATCAGAAATACAAAACTTTATCAGTGTTTGGCAAAAGGAAAGTACAGCTTCTGAATTTAAACCGATACCGCTTCTTTACTTTATAATGGAAGCTACAAATGACAGTACCAGCACTAATGATTATCCTCCCTTTATATTACTGGAGAATATTACAAGCCTTTCCACCAAAGAAGCTGAAGAGGCAGTAAAGAAATATTTAGAAGACTGGTATAACCTGCATCAGGAAGATGCATGGTATAACTCTCATTTAAGAGACTGGGGGTATAGTGGATATTGGGCCTGGGAAGTGGGAGCGGTAGTGAAAAGGATGGGATTGAATGATAACAGTTTTAAAGACAATCCCTATTATCCGTATGATATGGTGCACTGGAAATAA
- a CDS encoding response regulator transcription factor has protein sequence MMETPIENREITFLLADDHSIVRQGMEIIISDIVPNAIIYHSSSLKQLVELVESKEIAMAIIDAHFPDGNSLHILSQMKSVNPDIKILIFTGLEEDLHALKFIKAGANGYLSKLSEEEEVREAVLEFIKKGEYFSAVSRNLLVQFVFNPDLINPLSRLTKRELQIAEMYAEGLGNLEISNQLDIKQNTVSTIKKNIFEKLKIENLVELIDLIKTHHKI, from the coding sequence ATGATGGAAACACCAATTGAAAATAGAGAAATTACATTTCTTTTAGCAGATGACCATAGTATTGTAAGACAGGGGATGGAGATTATCATCAGTGATATTGTTCCCAATGCTATCATCTATCATTCTTCATCTTTAAAGCAGTTGGTAGAGCTGGTGGAATCCAAAGAAATAGCGATGGCCATCATAGATGCTCATTTTCCAGATGGGAACAGTCTTCATATTTTATCTCAAATGAAAAGTGTGAATCCTGATATTAAAATTTTGATTTTTACAGGACTTGAAGAGGATCTTCATGCACTCAAATTTATTAAAGCAGGAGCAAACGGCTACCTTAGTAAACTGAGTGAAGAGGAAGAAGTGAGAGAAGCGGTCTTAGAATTTATAAAGAAAGGGGAATACTTTTCTGCTGTTTCCCGGAATTTATTGGTACAGTTTGTTTTTAACCCGGACTTAATCAATCCGCTTAGCCGTTTGACGAAAAGAGAATTACAGATTGCCGAAATGTATGCAGAGGGATTGGGGAATCTGGAGATTTCCAATCAGCTGGATATCAAGCAAAATACAGTCAGTACGATTAAAAAAAATATCTTTGAAAAATTGAAAATTGAAAATCTTGTGGAATTGATTGATTTGATCAAAACGCACCACAAAATTTAG
- a CDS encoding HAMP domain-containing sensor histidine kinase → MRKVVHYSLILCILLIQVIIAIFFYTEFVNEKKLNFIKTQLEESRALGGLTENSRKDFMDAQGYLQKYMISQDDKDLQLYFQSLRKLKNNFDKIGEYEKTSPRLKNSLVQHKSDTLKVTKLKTLIDSAYQTSLNPPTKAQEKEYEPEKYKNDFEDFNIQTRTYADTIKKKGFMGRLKDAITGKVNVQKESTVVTLTNNKTIDLSQVKSKMNNAMKSMDKHYAAEVKKVQLYAAQKQRNNLQFYSNFSKLLVYSNGLIEVYENAIKDFKSELEKEYNKQSSDNNRIRTYLVLGLMILMFIVSILIMYFTRVAFIYEKKLNAANEEIKRNLNFKNRILGMLSHDLRSPLKIINIFIDKIHRTTKDDTIKDYLQSIKFTNSTLLIQSNQILEYTRNQEAEKKMINTVFNLKDELNSIAKVITPYIETRNNKFVVTDMIPEELVVCADNIKINQVFMNILGNANKFTENGQIDLTMITEPIDQNKISLITTVTDTGIGISESDVKKIFEPYYQGVVSDEIDNLGAGLGLSLVKEIVELFDGEISASSKLYKGTKITFRINLNRYNDGNTN, encoded by the coding sequence TTGAGAAAAGTTGTTCATTATTCACTGATCCTGTGTATTTTATTGATACAGGTCATTATAGCAATATTTTTTTATACCGAGTTTGTCAATGAAAAGAAGCTGAATTTTATTAAGACTCAGCTGGAAGAAAGCCGGGCGCTGGGAGGTTTAACGGAAAATTCCCGCAAAGATTTTATGGATGCGCAGGGCTACCTTCAAAAATATATGATCAGCCAGGATGATAAGGATCTGCAGCTCTATTTCCAGTCATTGAGAAAGCTTAAGAATAATTTTGACAAGATCGGTGAATACGAAAAGACAAGTCCCAGACTGAAAAATAGCCTGGTGCAGCACAAAAGTGATACCCTGAAAGTGACCAAGCTAAAGACCTTGATCGATTCTGCATATCAGACCTCGCTGAATCCGCCCACGAAGGCCCAGGAAAAGGAATATGAGCCGGAAAAGTATAAGAATGACTTTGAGGATTTTAATATCCAGACCCGTACGTATGCGGATACGATCAAAAAGAAAGGTTTTATGGGGCGTTTAAAAGATGCCATAACGGGGAAAGTGAATGTTCAGAAAGAAAGTACCGTTGTTACTTTAACCAATAATAAGACCATTGACCTCTCTCAGGTAAAATCTAAGATGAATAATGCGATGAAGTCTATGGACAAGCATTATGCGGCTGAGGTGAAAAAAGTTCAGCTGTATGCTGCCCAAAAGCAAAGGAATAATCTGCAGTTTTACAGTAACTTCAGCAAGCTTTTGGTATACAGCAACGGACTGATCGAAGTTTATGAAAATGCCATTAAAGACTTTAAATCGGAATTAGAAAAAGAATATAATAAGCAAAGTTCAGATAATAACAGGATCAGAACATATCTTGTGCTTGGATTGATGATCCTGATGTTTATCGTATCCATTCTGATTATGTATTTTACAAGAGTTGCCTTTATTTACGAAAAGAAACTTAATGCAGCGAATGAAGAAATTAAAAGGAACCTGAATTTCAAAAACAGGATATTAGGAATGCTGAGCCATGATCTGAGGTCTCCGCTGAAAATTATCAATATTTTCATTGACAAGATCCACAGGACGACGAAAGATGACACCATAAAAGATTATCTTCAGTCTATCAAGTTTACCAACAGTACTTTGCTTATTCAGTCTAACCAGATCCTGGAATACACCAGGAATCAGGAAGCGGAGAAAAAAATGATCAATACGGTTTTTAATCTTAAAGATGAGCTTAATTCTATTGCAAAGGTCATTACTCCTTATATAGAAACCCGGAATAATAAGTTCGTTGTCACAGACATGATCCCTGAAGAACTGGTAGTATGTGCCGATAATATAAAGATCAATCAGGTATTTATGAATATTCTCGGAAATGCCAACAAATTTACAGAAAACGGTCAGATAGACCTTACCATGATCACCGAACCTATAGATCAGAACAAAATTTCGCTGATCACAACGGTAACGGATACAGGTATCGGAATATCAGAATCTGATGTAAAAAAAATATTCGAACCCTATTACCAGGGCGTGGTTTCTGATGAAATTGACAATCTTGGGGCTGGCCTGGGACTGAGCTTAGTGAAGGAAATTGTAGAGCTTTTTGACGGTGAAATATCGGCTTCAAGTAAATTATATAAAGGAACAAAAATAACATTCAGGATCAATTTAAATCGTTATAATGATGGAAACACCAATTGA
- a CDS encoding ACT domain-containing protein has translation MEAAGLTAAFANALKQANSSCNVIAAYFHDHIFVSEDDAEKALKTLRALKSA, from the coding sequence CTGGAAGCAGCGGGTCTAACAGCTGCTTTTGCCAACGCACTGAAACAGGCGAATAGCAGCTGTAACGTAATTGCTGCCTATTTTCATGACCATATTTTTGTATCTGAAGATGATGCTGAAAAAGCATTGAAAACTTTGCGTGCACTAAAGTCTGCTTAG
- a CDS encoding VWA domain-containing protein, which translates to MTNKDFNSQKGFTFSKHVPEELSNFDRVFDIFKDLLTHTSGDIEEAFEWLDMLDKEYDIFNDEYSIQDFEEDLKKRGYIKEEDPETGDSGKGKGKNILTPKLEAALREYALDQIFGKLQKSGAGNHRTPKTGIGDERDGENRSFQYGDDLSAVNMTESLKNAQINNGISDLRLTEDDLIVEETKHKAQMSTVLMIDISHSMILYGEDRITPAKKVAMALVELIKRKYPKDSIDIIVFGNEAWPIKIKDLPYLKVGPYHTNTVAGLELAMDILRRKRNTNKQIFMITDGKPSCIQLPTGEFYTNSYGLDEMIVTQCLNRAAQARKLKIPITTFMIAQDPYLRQFVKAFTAQNNGKAFLTGLSGLGQMIFEDYERNRIKRI; encoded by the coding sequence ATGACAAATAAAGATTTTAATTCTCAGAAAGGCTTTACGTTCAGCAAACATGTCCCAGAAGAATTATCAAATTTTGACCGGGTCTTTGATATTTTCAAAGATTTACTTACCCATACTTCCGGAGATATTGAGGAAGCCTTCGAATGGCTCGACATGCTTGATAAGGAATATGACATTTTTAATGATGAATATTCTATTCAGGATTTTGAAGAAGATTTAAAAAAACGGGGATATATTAAGGAAGAAGATCCTGAAACCGGCGATTCAGGAAAAGGCAAAGGAAAAAATATACTCACGCCTAAGCTAGAGGCTGCCCTCCGCGAATATGCCTTAGACCAGATTTTTGGGAAACTGCAGAAAAGCGGTGCTGGAAATCACCGTACCCCGAAAACAGGGATCGGAGATGAACGGGACGGCGAAAACCGTTCTTTTCAATATGGAGATGACCTCTCTGCCGTGAATATGACTGAAAGTTTAAAAAATGCTCAGATCAATAATGGAATTTCAGACCTGCGTCTGACAGAAGATGATCTCATCGTGGAGGAAACCAAGCATAAGGCACAGATGAGCACCGTTCTTATGATCGATATCAGCCACTCCATGATCTTATATGGTGAAGACCGCATCACGCCTGCGAAAAAAGTGGCTATGGCCCTGGTGGAACTGATTAAAAGAAAATATCCCAAAGATTCTATAGATATTATTGTTTTTGGAAATGAAGCCTGGCCTATTAAAATCAAAGACCTTCCCTACTTAAAAGTGGGTCCTTATCATACCAATACAGTGGCAGGATTAGAACTGGCGATGGATATTCTCCGCAGAAAAAGAAATACCAACAAGCAGATTTTTATGATCACTGATGGAAAGCCGAGCTGTATCCAGCTTCCCACCGGAGAATTTTATACAAACAGCTATGGGTTGGATGAAATGATCGTCACCCAATGTCTCAACAGAGCTGCACAGGCAAGAAAACTGAAAATTCCTATTACCACTTTTATGATTGCCCAGGATCCTTACCTGCGTCAGTTTGTGAAGGCATTTACCGCTCAAAATAACGGGAAGGCCTTCTTAACAGGGCTATCAGGTTTAGGACAAATGATTTTTGAAGATTACGAAAGAAACAGAATAAAGAGAATATAA
- a CDS encoding sigma 54-interacting transcriptional regulator has translation MKKEITFKELKDSGYIDKTINEEIQANLISKIKAKEPVFEGLWGYEDTVIPQLKKAILAGHHINLLGLRGQAKTRIARSMVSLLDEYLPIVKGSEINDSPFHPISKFARDLIAELGDETPISWVHRSNRFFEKLATPDVNVADLIGDIDPIKAATLKLPYSDERVLHYGMIPRANRSIFVLNELPDLQARIQVSLFNILQEGDIQIRGFQLRMPLDIQFVFTANPEDYTNRGSIVTPLKDRIGSQIFTHYPKTIALARQITEQEAMISSEDQSQIQIPGLAKDLLEEVAFAARDSEYVDAKSGVSARLTISAMENLFAAAKLRLIESGAEKTTVRLLDFMSIIPSITGKIELVYEGEQEGADYVAKILIDKAVMAQFEQIFPRIPKLEKEGIKTPYTELIRWFNKNHLELNYNDTDEEFYAKLNSIAPLVTVVEENASELSTEDLNFCKELVLWALTISSKIDKSENRSAFTFDSIGIGQFLRN, from the coding sequence ATGAAAAAAGAGATCACATTCAAAGAATTAAAAGATTCAGGATATATTGATAAAACGATTAATGAAGAAATCCAGGCTAACTTAATTTCAAAAATTAAAGCTAAAGAACCTGTATTTGAAGGACTTTGGGGCTATGAAGACACCGTAATTCCCCAGCTGAAAAAGGCCATTCTTGCCGGCCACCACATCAATCTGCTGGGATTACGCGGACAGGCAAAAACAAGGATTGCCAGAAGTATGGTGAGCCTGCTTGATGAATATCTGCCTATCGTAAAAGGATCTGAAATTAATGACAGTCCTTTTCATCCTATCTCAAAGTTTGCCAGAGATCTGATTGCAGAACTGGGTGATGAAACTCCAATTTCCTGGGTACACCGTTCCAACCGTTTCTTTGAAAAGCTGGCGACTCCTGACGTGAATGTCGCCGATTTAATCGGGGATATTGATCCCATCAAAGCGGCTACTTTAAAACTGCCTTATTCGGATGAGCGGGTATTGCATTACGGAATGATTCCGCGTGCCAACCGATCGATATTTGTTCTCAACGAACTCCCGGATTTACAGGCCCGGATCCAGGTTTCTTTATTCAATATTTTACAGGAAGGCGATATTCAGATTCGTGGATTTCAGTTGAGAATGCCTCTTGACATTCAGTTCGTTTTTACGGCCAATCCGGAAGATTATACCAACCGTGGAAGTATTGTAACGCCTTTGAAAGACAGAATCGGATCCCAGATTTTCACCCATTATCCCAAAACCATTGCACTTGCCAGACAGATCACCGAGCAGGAAGCGATGATTTCATCTGAGGATCAATCACAGATACAAATTCCCGGTCTGGCAAAAGACCTCCTGGAGGAAGTTGCCTTTGCCGCCCGTGACAGCGAATATGTGGATGCCAAAAGCGGCGTCAGTGCACGTCTTACCATCAGCGCTATGGAAAATCTATTCGCAGCAGCCAAATTGCGCCTGATCGAATCGGGAGCTGAAAAAACGACAGTCCGCCTGCTTGATTTTATGTCGATTATTCCCTCTATCACTGGAAAAATTGAACTCGTCTATGAAGGAGAACAGGAAGGAGCGGATTATGTAGCCAAAATATTAATTGACAAAGCTGTCATGGCCCAGTTTGAACAGATATTCCCCCGTATTCCCAAGCTGGAAAAAGAGGGAATCAAAACTCCTTATACCGAATTAATCAGATGGTTCAACAAAAATCATCTGGAACTCAATTACAATGATACTGATGAGGAATTCTATGCTAAACTCAACAGTATCGCCCCTTTGGTAACTGTAGTTGAGGAAAATGCTTCAGAATTAAGCACGGAAGACCTGAATTTCTGCAAAGAACTGGTTTTATGGGCACTAACCATCAGCAGTAAAATCGATAAATCCGAAAACCGGTCTGCCTTTACCTTTGATTCCATAGGGATTGGCCAGTTTTTACGAAATTAG
- a CDS encoding ACT domain-containing protein, whose product MSGEKDLAVLLQDMEPVLNPGEYVFCTIEKLSRVPGLVKILFFFRETEAVTIVPKKIQRRNGTLITLIFLPGLP is encoded by the coding sequence ATGTCAGGAGAAAAAGACTTAGCCGTGCTGCTTCAGGATATGGAACCCGTATTGAATCCCGGAGAATATGTCTTTTGTACCATTGAAAAACTGAGCCGGGTTCCGGGTTTGGTTAAGATTCTGTTTTTCTTCCGGGAAACTGAAGCGGTTACCATAGTCCCGAAAAAAATACAGCGGAGGAATGGAACCTTGATTACACTTATATTTCTTCCTGGATTACCCTGA
- a CDS encoding phage baseplate assembly protein V gives MFKEGKNFPKQRIDSNKADMVNKIQKDIHDTDPGKAISLPENIADGRKKIMNQPIIPNDPATIQDKVWSKQPTSKIFNAKAIPENVIAGINRVVRLDIFVEGEAIRFFKHFKLSQSAVRHHEFNLILAHDTLGGIENHNLEEAQKFLGKRITVVFKYKDVEEGPERNFVGVITEVGFSQEKGSLGNLVLKGSSPTVLLDAAPHIQSFGGAQPISLNSIAHHVIKEGLGHGKFDFRVDARHGNIPYSSQYEETHYNYLARLAEAYGEQFFYDGEVLHFGQLPPQEQPVKLTYGSNLSDVAIKMRAQHVNPTFYGYSSSKNEKFTGGSSKINHTSDIAQRAYEISEKTFSTPSLRIAPIKASSFMDIDASQKGTAGSKASEVFVTSGCTTVPFLYPGCIVDVEMRKKDSNDTSYFTKLMLIEVIHEVDARGYYEGSFDAIASDTGFIPRPEFAVPIAEPQFGNVISNTDPLNQGRVQVQLDWQNGQDTTEFIRVMSPDAGSSEKVGKNRGFMSVPEVGDQVIVNFVHLHPDRPFVMGGMYHGGIGSGGGSGNNIMSFSGRSGAELKYDNGAGSMNLKDQGGASMFFDGAGNATANANVNHTTNAGSNHMVNAGAASTINAGSSSSINVGGEKGAPPQSLLQMDAGGNIILEGKTSIVFKVGNNSITISPEGIITTVSDGKVETIASTGPVTIKSGAAEVGIDGATKVNVSGGDMVLISGNEVEINQS, from the coding sequence ATGTTTAAAGAAGGAAAAAATTTTCCCAAGCAGAGAATAGATTCAAATAAGGCAGATATGGTAAATAAAATCCAGAAAGATATCCACGATACCGATCCTGGAAAAGCGATATCACTGCCTGAGAATATAGCAGATGGCAGAAAGAAAATTATGAATCAGCCCATCATCCCTAATGACCCTGCCACTATTCAGGATAAAGTATGGTCTAAACAGCCTACCTCAAAGATCTTTAATGCAAAGGCAATCCCGGAAAATGTGATTGCTGGAATCAACAGAGTGGTACGGCTTGACATTTTTGTTGAGGGAGAAGCGATCAGGTTTTTTAAGCATTTTAAGCTTAGCCAGAGTGCGGTGAGGCACCATGAATTTAATCTGATACTTGCTCATGATACACTCGGAGGAATAGAAAACCATAATCTTGAAGAAGCCCAGAAATTTCTGGGTAAAAGGATAACTGTGGTTTTCAAATACAAAGATGTAGAGGAGGGGCCTGAAAGAAATTTTGTGGGAGTCATTACAGAAGTAGGTTTCAGCCAGGAAAAAGGAAGCCTTGGAAATCTTGTTTTGAAGGGCTCCAGCCCGACTGTTTTACTGGATGCCGCGCCCCATATCCAAAGTTTTGGCGGTGCACAGCCCATCAGTCTGAACAGTATTGCCCATCATGTTATAAAAGAAGGGCTTGGACATGGGAAATTCGATTTTCGGGTAGATGCCCGCCATGGAAATATTCCGTACAGCTCCCAATATGAAGAAACCCATTACAATTATCTTGCAAGGCTGGCAGAAGCTTATGGTGAGCAGTTTTTCTATGATGGAGAGGTACTGCATTTCGGGCAGCTACCCCCTCAGGAACAACCGGTCAAACTTACCTATGGCAGCAATCTCAGCGATGTTGCAATAAAAATGAGAGCCCAACATGTCAATCCTACTTTTTACGGCTACAGCAGCAGTAAGAATGAGAAATTTACAGGAGGAAGCTCAAAGATCAATCATACTTCTGATATTGCACAGCGTGCCTATGAGATATCGGAAAAAACCTTTTCAACTCCTTCGCTGCGGATAGCTCCAATAAAGGCATCCTCCTTTATGGATATCGATGCTTCTCAAAAGGGAACTGCCGGAAGTAAAGCTTCCGAAGTATTTGTTACGTCGGGGTGTACCACTGTTCCTTTCCTATATCCCGGCTGTATTGTAGATGTTGAAATGCGAAAAAAAGACAGCAATGATACCTCTTATTTTACCAAATTAATGCTCATAGAAGTGATTCATGAAGTGGATGCCAGAGGATATTATGAGGGCTCTTTTGATGCAATTGCTTCAGACACAGGCTTTATTCCTAGACCGGAATTTGCGGTTCCCATTGCAGAACCGCAGTTTGGAAATGTTATTTCCAATACGGATCCGCTTAATCAGGGGCGTGTTCAGGTTCAGCTTGACTGGCAGAACGGGCAGGATACCACAGAATTTATCCGGGTGATGTCTCCCGATGCGGGAAGCAGTGAAAAAGTCGGCAAAAACCGGGGCTTTATGTCCGTTCCTGAGGTTGGGGACCAGGTGATTGTAAATTTTGTACATCTTCATCCCGACAGACCATTTGTGATGGGCGGAATGTATCATGGAGGTATTGGCTCAGGTGGCGGCTCAGGAAATAATATTATGAGCTTCAGCGGAAGAAGCGGTGCGGAACTGAAATACGATAATGGTGCCGGTTCCATGAATCTGAAGGATCAGGGAGGTGCCAGTATGTTCTTCGATGGTGCCGGGAATGCAACTGCCAATGCTAATGTGAATCACACAACGAATGCGGGAAGCAATCATATGGTCAATGCAGGGGCAGCAAGTACGATCAATGCGGGAAGCAGCAGCTCGATCAATGTGGGAGGAGAAAAAGGCGCTCCGCCCCAATCATTACTGCAAATGGATGCAGGAGGAAATATTATTCTGGAAGGAAAAACAAGTATTGTATTTAAGGTGGGAAATAATTCGATTACCATTTCCCCTGAAGGAATAATCACTACGGTAAGCGATGGAAAAGTAGAAACAATTGCCTCTACGGGGCCCGTAACGATAAAAAGCGGTGCCGCCGAAGTGGGTATAGACGGAGCGACCAAAGTAAATGTTTCCGGAGGTGATATGGTACTTATCTCAGGAAATGAAGTAGAAATAAATCAGTCATAA
- a CDS encoding PAAR-like protein, giving the protein MAKKYIPDNSWLTCDKGSVPVQLKVTHHNNSKIYGEFLANEMDMIPGENIQPLGVCSVIGGPCKFAPIYWDKCNEGVKVNGYKLVFEDAHLLCQQGGKIAVDFNAPSSSSGFWFSYGGVAMAGQWMNYNGVLDYNQRGVIYDIEKGKMSITVDSGSQHRKGNYGEMKDQVYHREQGWRDIRKEAPNMDIDKPTASGIDGAYEKGGVFKETDAKYDQAKLKTNKGSGNRELDVKWTNDHIDNGAITSAEDARQMRRANNNVSLQRAVTHVDTDGNMRNIPVNDDAYRKGAGAITEMEMKPTSKASQFIQKTQSALRNSKPVKALADSKFSAAVQGSKGATKANDALWKATQVVESSPALKTTGKVLGRGAIVVGVALDAASIYSAYEEEGEFGDKTQQATGSAVGGLAGGWAGAEIGAVIGTAICPGIGTVVGGVVGGIVGGLVGSGAGSKIVDWLF; this is encoded by the coding sequence ATGGCTAAGAAATATATACCGGATAACAGCTGGCTTACCTGTGATAAAGGCTCCGTACCGGTACAGCTTAAAGTTACCCATCACAATAATTCCAAGATATACGGAGAATTTCTGGCCAATGAAATGGACATGATTCCCGGAGAGAATATTCAACCGTTGGGAGTGTGCTCTGTTATAGGAGGACCATGCAAATTTGCACCCATTTATTGGGATAAATGTAATGAAGGGGTAAAAGTGAACGGGTATAAGCTGGTCTTTGAAGATGCCCATTTGCTTTGCCAGCAAGGGGGGAAGATAGCTGTAGACTTCAATGCTCCCTCATCCAGTTCAGGGTTCTGGTTTTCATATGGCGGTGTGGCTATGGCAGGGCAATGGATGAATTATAACGGAGTCCTGGATTATAACCAGAGAGGCGTGATCTATGACATTGAAAAAGGGAAAATGTCAATAACTGTTGATTCCGGATCTCAGCATAGAAAAGGAAACTATGGTGAAATGAAAGACCAGGTGTACCATAGAGAGCAGGGGTGGCGCGATATCCGGAAGGAAGCACCCAATATGGATATTGACAAACCCACAGCATCAGGTATTGATGGTGCTTATGAAAAGGGCGGTGTGTTTAAAGAAACCGATGCGAAGTATGACCAGGCAAAACTTAAAACCAATAAAGGAAGTGGAAATAGGGAGCTGGATGTAAAATGGACTAATGATCATATCGACAACGGAGCGATTACAAGTGCCGAAGACGCCAGACAAATGAGAAGAGCGAATAATAACGTCTCATTACAACGAGCTGTTACCCACGTGGATACAGATGGAAATATGCGGAATATTCCTGTGAATGATGATGCCTATAGAAAAGGTGCAGGAGCCATTACGGAGATGGAAATGAAACCGACCTCAAAAGCCAGTCAGTTTATACAAAAAACTCAGTCAGCACTTCGTAATTCTAAACCGGTAAAGGCATTGGCAGATTCAAAATTTTCGGCTGCCGTACAAGGAAGCAAAGGAGCAACGAAAGCCAATGATGCCTTATGGAAGGCTACACAGGTGGTAGAATCCAGCCCTGCTCTTAAAACGACGGGAAAGGTATTAGGGCGGGGAGCAATTGTAGTAGGAGTAGCTTTGGATGCTGCAAGTATTTATTCCGCCTATGAGGAAGAAGGAGAGTTTGGAGACAAAACCCAGCAGGCTACAGGATCTGCTGTCGGAGGATTAGCCGGAGGATGGGCGGGTGCCGAAATCGGGGCGGTTATAGGAACTGCGATATGCCCGGGGATAGGAACCGTTGTAGGAGGAGTAGTGGGAGGGATTGTTGGCGGGCTGGTAGGAAGTGGGGCCGGATCTAAGATCGTAGATTGGTTATTTTAA
- a CDS encoding VOC family protein — translation MKLTSLRMITKDIKPIVEFYENAAGLTAQWYTEDFAELSTSTITLAIGSTRTMKLFGEHLTESAGGKNTIIEFLVPDVDEAYENIKSITQDIIQEPTTMPWGNRSLLFRDPDGNMVNFFTPVSAEAVKKFS, via the coding sequence ATGAAACTGACCTCATTAAGAATGATTACAAAAGACATCAAGCCTATTGTTGAATTTTATGAAAACGCTGCCGGGCTGACCGCTCAATGGTATACAGAAGATTTCGCCGAACTTTCTACCAGTACCATCACATTAGCCATAGGAAGTACCCGGACAATGAAGCTTTTTGGCGAACATCTTACAGAATCAGCTGGTGGAAAAAATACCATTATAGAGTTTCTTGTCCCTGACGTAGATGAAGCCTATGAAAATATTAAATCCATCACCCAAGATATCATTCAGGAGCCTACAACCATGCCTTGGGGCAACCGGTCACTTCTATTTCGTGATCCTGACGGAAATATGGTCAACTTTTTTACTCCGGTGAGTGCAGAAGCGGTAAAGAAGTTTAGTTAA